Genomic window (Calditerrivibrio sp.):
GGTACCATCTCTATCTGTTTTAGGACCTTATTATCCTGTTTAAAACCATCTTTGATGGAAATATTGTAATAGTCTCTCGATATGCTGTTGAGATCTAAGAAAGGTTCTCTAATGGATTTTGCAATAAACTTAATTCTGCTATCTGTGAAAGATATTTCATCGACGTTGTTAAAGGTTAAGGTTATGTAAGAGGTTGGATTGACCGCTAGTTTTATAAATATGGAGTTTGCAAAAATATTATTTGTGAATAATATGAAAAAAAGAAGGGCTATCAAACGCATCGTTGTATTTATCTCTCCATAGAATAGGCAACACTGATAACCTTTGTATTGTTTGACTTTTCAAGGTGTTCAAGCAATAATTTCTCTTCTTCTTTGAAAGTATAAGTGTTTTTGTTTTTAGATAATGAGATGTTGTTTATTAAAACGTAGGATAAAAATATGGCGGCAAGCAAAGCAACTTTAACAAGGGTATTTTTTCTCTTTTTTGTTTTATTGGCTGATTGTTTGTGCTTTATTTGGTGCATAATAGACTTTGATAGATCTATATTTGGTGAGCTTTTGTTTGTATAGCTCTCTTTTATATGTGTTTTTAACTTTGAGATATTGTTCAAATATATTTTACAGTTTTCACATATTCTTAGATGTTTAAGAAGGTAAAACTCTTCAACTTCACTTAGCTCGTTGTCTAAAAAAGCATTAATGTTTCT
Coding sequences:
- a CDS encoding zf-HC2 domain-containing protein codes for the protein MDCTKYHRNINAFLDNELSEVEEFYLLKHLRICENCKIYLNNISKLKTHIKESYTNKSSPNIDLSKSIMHQIKHKQSANKTKKRKNTLVKVALLAAIFLSYVLINNISLSKNKNTYTFKEEEKLLLEHLEKSNNTKVISVAYSMER